The nucleotide sequence CCTGAATTTGATTCTGCTTCGCTCATGTCAACGACGACCTGATGAAAGATTGGGGCGTGAACGGAATGACTTAGATGATGGAGGGAGCAATTTCGCTGCGATCGGCCGAGATGCTATCTTCGTAATGACGCACGTTGGTCAGCCACTGTGACCCGCTGGGGACACCCGTGGATTCGCAGTAATAGTCCCAGACGGCACCCAACGGCATCGTCTTTTGTTCCTCCATCAATGCCAACCGCGTCGTGTAATCGCCCTCGGCTTCGGCCTTCTGAAGCAGGTCGACTGGTTCCAGCAGAGCTGCCAGCAAGGCCTTCAAGACATTGCGTGTACCGATCACCCAAGCGGCCACGCGATTGATACTGGCATCAAAGAAATCCAAGCCGATGTTGACTCGCTGTAAGTATCCGCCGCGTACAATCTCTTGCATGATTGCCTGTAGCTCGTCGGTGAAAGTGACGACGTGGTCGCTGTCCCAGCGAACGCCGCGACTGACATGCAACAGGATTTGTGGCAGGTACATCAACACCGAAGAAATCTTGTCCGAAATCACTTCGGTGGGATGAAAGTGACCGGCGTCCAAACACAGCACTTTGTTGCGGGACATCGCGTATCCCATGTAGAACTCGTGGGATCCGACCACATAGCTCTCGCTGCCGATCCCGAACAGCTTGCATTCCACCGCGTCCAGCGTGTGATCGGTCGCCAAGGGTTCGGCAAAAACAGCGTCCAGCGAATCCGCCAATCGTTCACGAGGTTGCCGACGATTGGCTGGGGTGTCCTTGTAGCCGTCGGGAACCCAGAAGTTGTTGATACACGGGTTGCCTTGTTCCGCACCCATCGCGGCGGCGATTTTGCGGCACGCGATTCCGTGGTCGATCCAGAATTGGCGGATGCCCGGATCGGAATGAGCCAGAGTGAATCCGTCTGATGCGTTGCGGTGCGAAAAGAAGCTGGGGTTGAAGTCCAGGCTGATCTGTTGGTCACGGGCCCAATCGATCCAACCCTGGAAATGCGAGACCTCGATTTCATCGCGATCCGCCGGTGTTTCAAAGTCGCCGTACAACGCGTGCAGGTTCAGCCGGTGCTTTCCGGGGATCAGCGAATAAGCCAATCGCAAATCGCTGCGAAGTTCGTCGGCGTTTCTGGCACGTCCGGGGTAGTTACCCGTGACCGCCAAACCATCGCCCAAGGCCCGGGCGTCACTTTCGAATCCCACGACGTCATCGCCCTGCCAGCAATGCACCGAAAC is from Crateriforma conspicua and encodes:
- a CDS encoding L-rhamnose isomerase, whose amino-acid sequence is MTSTPNCAAAFELASEQYASIGVNVKAALSMLSNIAVSVHCWQGDDVVGFESDARALGDGLAVTGNYPGRARNADELRSDLRLAYSLIPGKHRLNLHALYGDFETPADRDEIEVSHFQGWIDWARDQQISLDFNPSFFSHRNASDGFTLAHSDPGIRQFWIDHGIACRKIAAAMGAEQGNPCINNFWVPDGYKDTPANRRQPRERLADSLDAVFAEPLATDHTLDAVECKLFGIGSESYVVGSHEFYMGYAMSRNKVLCLDAGHFHPTEVISDKISSVLMYLPQILLHVSRGVRWDSDHVVTFTDELQAIMQEIVRGGYLQRVNIGLDFFDASINRVAAWVIGTRNVLKALLAALLEPVDLLQKAEAEGDYTTRLALMEEQKTMPLGAVWDYYCESTGVPSGSQWLTNVRHYEDSISADRSEIAPSII